The proteins below come from a single Piscinibacter gummiphilus genomic window:
- the ispG gene encoding flavodoxin-dependent (E)-4-hydroxy-3-methylbut-2-enyl-diphosphate synthase: MTQARPALDAALLDAFIEPAVPLVRRNLQAQVRWGSRLVTIGGDAPVRVQSMTNTDTVDAIETAIQVKELAVAGSELVRITVNTPEAAAAVPHIRDQLDRMGIDVPLVGDFHYNGHRLLTDYPACAEALSKYRINPGNVGKGDKRDKQFAQMVEVAAKYDKVVRIGVNWGSLDQELLAQMMDENAKLAEPFEPQQIMYRAIITSAIESARRAEEVGLRAEQIVLSCKMSGVQDLVSVYRALAKRCDYPLHLGLTEAGMGTKGTVASTAALSLLLQEGIGDTIRVSLTPQPGEARTQEVVVALEILQALGLRSFNPSVTACPGCGRTTSTTFQELAKQIDDYLRLQMPVWRARYPGVEKMKVAVMGCIVNGPGESKHADIGISLPGTGEAPAAPVFIDGEKALTLRGERIAEEFQALVENYIEKRYGSATAQHSTAPA; this comes from the coding sequence ATGACCCAGGCCCGTCCTGCCCTCGACGCTGCTCTTCTAGACGCTTTCATCGAACCGGCCGTTCCCCTCGTGCGGCGCAATCTGCAGGCGCAGGTGCGCTGGGGCTCCCGGCTGGTCACGATCGGCGGCGATGCGCCGGTGCGCGTGCAGTCGATGACCAACACCGACACGGTCGATGCGATCGAGACGGCGATCCAGGTCAAGGAGCTGGCGGTGGCCGGCTCCGAGCTCGTGCGCATCACGGTGAACACGCCGGAGGCCGCCGCCGCCGTGCCGCACATTCGCGACCAACTCGACCGCATGGGCATCGACGTGCCGCTGGTGGGCGACTTCCACTACAACGGCCATCGCCTGCTCACCGACTACCCGGCGTGCGCCGAGGCCTTGTCGAAGTACCGCATCAACCCCGGCAACGTGGGCAAGGGCGACAAGCGCGACAAGCAGTTCGCCCAGATGGTCGAAGTGGCCGCCAAGTACGACAAGGTCGTGCGCATCGGCGTCAACTGGGGCAGCCTCGACCAGGAACTGCTCGCGCAGATGATGGACGAGAACGCGAAGCTCGCCGAGCCGTTCGAGCCGCAGCAGATCATGTACCGCGCGATCATCACGTCGGCGATCGAGTCGGCGCGCCGGGCGGAAGAGGTGGGCCTCCGGGCCGAGCAGATCGTGCTGTCGTGCAAGATGTCGGGCGTGCAAGACCTCGTGAGCGTGTACCGCGCGCTCGCCAAGCGTTGCGACTACCCGCTGCACCTGGGCCTCACCGAAGCCGGCATGGGCACCAAGGGCACGGTGGCGTCGACGGCCGCGCTGTCGCTGCTGCTGCAGGAAGGCATCGGCGACACCATCCGTGTCTCGCTCACGCCGCAGCCGGGTGAGGCGCGCACCCAGGAAGTGGTGGTGGCGCTGGAGATCCTGCAGGCCCTCGGCCTGCGCTCCTTCAACCCGAGCGTGACCGCCTGCCCGGGTTGCGGCCGCACCACCAGCACGACGTTCCAGGAACTGGCCAAGCAGATCGACGACTACCTGCGCCTGCAAATGCCGGTGTGGCGTGCGCGCTACCCGGGGGTCGAGAAGATGAAGGTCGCGGTGATGGGTTGCATCGTCAACGGCCCGGGTGAAAGCAAACATGCCGACATCGGCATCAGCCTGCCCGGCACCGGCGAAGCGCCGGCTGCGCCCGTCTTCATCGACGGCGAAAAGGCGCTCACGCTGCGCGGCGAGCGCATCGCCGAAGAGTTCCAGGCGCTGGTCGAGAACTACATCGAGAAGCGCTACGGCAGCGCGACCGCACAGCATTCGACCGCGCCGGCCTGA